DNA sequence from the Xenopus tropicalis strain Nigerian chromosome 4, UCB_Xtro_10.0, whole genome shotgun sequence genome:
TctggaacagggccccgtgaacaaggtttagtaagcacagcaggtctgttatagcactttctaggaaagtgacatagttagaaagggcagtttaatagccccaacaaaggagagttAGTTTGGGAGTAtcctcctatccggcaatgttgcctcagtgtagggccacggagtagagatagtgacaggttaGAATAAAACCCTGATCCCTTCTCACCCGGTggactcatatactagaggttatcaacctgaaggacaGTCTACCTCCACAAGCGTATTAagctgaaaggtgtatttaccctgcccagactctaccaagaggtgggataaaacggtgtacaccctctcttcttcctcagagtgtactGTCAAGTAACATCtacctctgcttgtgtgtgagtatTCTGATAACCCTGTTACAATcgtgtcttggacaaataaacttGTATCATAGTTCAAACTGAAGAATCTCTCTGGCATCCATATTTATTACACCTGCACTACACAGtttcagtgagttgtagttcagctccaTCCAGGTGTccaggcccatcctaagaaaaagagtcgcatgtaacccatgctctcatATAGCTACTTGCCTGGTTTTACCTGtttatagccaaaatagtgttacatatatatatgctgaaaaaatgtattctttataaATATTGCATGATTATTTGCAGATATTGTGATTGCTTTGCAAATGGAGATTTGTGCAACAACTGTAATTGTAGCAATTGTTACAACAATGCAGAACACGAGTTGGAACGCTTCAAAGCTGTTAAGGTAAATTCATATTCCTGAAGCCTTGATTTATCTCAATATCCTTTGTTAGTATTATCAAGTTTATATTATGTCTTTCAGTTGGCTGGTTTTCTTACACCTTACAATGTCTTCATATCTtgcacactaaggggtatatttatcatgctgtttaaaaagtTGAGTGAagtattaccggtgatgttgcccaggcaGCAAATAGACTGTAACTGTttgaaaagcaaagcatctaattggctgctataagcaacatcaccgataaagttttactccactttttagcatgataaatataccccttcgACCAGTGATGTCACATTTCATTAAATGTTAATCCAGATACCTTGCCAATGCTGTTCTATGCCCACCAAATACCACATACTGGAACATACCGCTTACTGTACtatgatttaattttttaaactgcacTACACTTAATTGaatttattttgaatatttattattatttctttaaggCGTGTCTTTATCGAAACCCAGATGCATTCCAGCctaaaatagaaaaaggaaaaataggaGATGTTAAACCTCGACACAATAAAGGATGCAACTGCAAGCGTTCTGGCTGTTTTAAGAATTACTGTGAATGTTATGAGGTTTGTAACACTTtcacttagcaactttttttgtataaAGAATGCTAACACATCCATCTGTTTTGACCTAAAAGGATCTTTTTAATAGGATGCAAGAGGCATAtgttacagtacagtatatttttgtCTTGATTTCAATAATATATATCCTCATTTTAGTCCATTATACACCAAATGTGTTACTCTGGTGCTGgccatttttgtggtttttaaaacaaTATCATACTTTGCAAACTGGATAACTGGCAAGAAGAAGAGGGCTCTTTGGATTTTGCAAAGAGAAAATCATTAGCCAATTTGCTTAGAGCGATATTAGGATCTGATTACAGAGCTCATTTACTAAGATGGGCAAAATACAAGTACCTATAGCACATTGCCCTGTTTACCCACACTGCACAGCTCACTTATTTTACAAATGGTTTTAACaaattggcacatttatcaaagtatttaCTGCTTTCATCCTTGCATTAGATCTCCAGCATGTGTTTGTTAAACTCCAGAAAATGGCAATAAAATCTCCATGATTAGTTATCTGGGCTTAATTGCGGAAAGTTCATTTTCATGAGCTCTATTGTCAACCCAGGTTTATGGATATCAAGAGACTTGAAGGATTCCCATCTGCTTTTTTTGTGACTCTTTATCATCATTAAGTTCTTCTCTGCAGAAGAGCACTTTCAATTCAAACATCTTCCCTTAGGGATTCCCACTTCCTCGAGGGTGATCAGTCTATCTACATTATAAAGTATACAGACATGGGGGTAATTTACTTTGTCTGGTGCAAATCAGCCTTGTCCTTATTACCTgccatttgtatttataattcttACTCCTTCTGCACATTGTTCAGTTAATTCCTCAAGATTTCCGTGTGGGTGGCGCAACAAATTTCTTAATATTTAGTACCAGCCATTTGTGCCTTCCTCGTGAATACAGTTCTGTTGAATGTTcatggtacaaagtgtagggTGGGgtgcaaatgtacaaaaaatatgGCAATTTGTGACATTTTCTTTTCCTCCTAATCTGTGTTTTGTAAATATATCCTTGCTGGTATCCATTTTAAAATTGCATGTCCTCAGTTGGCACTGCTAAGCTTCTAGTTTCTGTTTCCGAAAGCAATGTCAGCAGAAGACCTATTTGTGAGAGCCATGGGCAAGCAGCTACCTGCAAGCCTAACACAATGCACAATGGTGTAATGTCAGTGGTGTAAAGGTTGCTGCCATTGGACTCAGGAGCAGTGCAAACATTCTTTGGAGTGATGAATCATGTGTTATTATCTCTGCAGTCTGGTGAGCAAGTCTGGTTTTGGTGGGTCCAGGGAGAACACTTCTTGCCTAAATGTGTAATACTGCAGTCTTGTAGAGGACAAATAATGATCTGCTTAGAGAAACCATGAAAATCAAAATGAATGGTAGGACTAACGATACATATGCAAGGTGTAAAAGTTGCTATGGTTTTATCCACAGTGCAGCAGTTTTCCCCCAAAATACAGCCATCCGCATAATAGGATGCACCACAATTTTGGTGCAGTTCACTAATGCAGCATACAGGTAGAAACCATATTTATAAATTGTGTGCAAGTTGCATGGTATGTTTTCCTTACTGCATTTGTGTGCACTTAATGTTACTAATGTCATTAGGATCCAGTCCACTGGGAATGCAAGTCAGTTGTGGATGCACAACATAACTGTGACCTGCTAATGGAACCGTGGCATTATAGGCAACTTAAGGCTGTGTTAATTCTATGCATCCATTTTGGCATTTGACTTCAAAATTCATCAGGACAGGCTGAATGTGCACATTTGGTGCTTGCCACAAGATTCTAAGGAGTTTGTATACTTCTGTGAATTGCATCAATTGATATACAAGTTTTTAGCACTTTGCAGTTGAACTTATGTTTGtttatgtttgtaaataagcccataGTGAATGCTGCTTGAATGGCAAATTCTTGCATTCCCTCACAATACTTGCTCCTGTGTGCCACATGCAGTATTAATGCTATATGAAGTGCATCTATTAGACTAATATGTTTGGTTTTGTCCTTCTTACTTTTCAGGCTAAAATAGCTTGTTCTTCTGTATGTAAATGTGTAggatgcaaaaatgtaaaaagcctaGATTCTGGAAGGTAAGCCACTTCAAATATAGTTTTTGTGCAACTGAAATAATtctgtaaagcaaaaaaaaaagctcttgtAAGATCAGTAGTAGAACCAGGGTACATACTAAGGTTTGGCACTTTTTATATTATTAGTATAGATTTGTGCAACAGAGATTCAAGCTATTTTGCTGTCTGAAGCAGTAGATTCCATCCATTTCACACTGAGCCATTGCCTTCTCCACCCTCTTACCTCTAGAAATTACATTACCCCATTAAGGAAAAATAAGAACCTTCTAGTGGTCCAATATATCCTGAAAAAGTAATTGTGTATGGCTGCACGTGTGGCTCTCCCTCACTTCATCTCCCCATGGTTGCAGGGGTGCAtggtctatagcagggatccccaaccttctatacccgtgagccacattcaaatggaagaagttttggagagcaacacaagcatgaaaaagttcctgtggTTTCAaacaagagctataattggctatttggtagcccctatgtcgactggtagcctatagaaatGCTCTGTTTGGAACAGAATGTCTTGTTTGTCCACTTAGTACATTTTTATACctgaattccagtgtaattgcaaccACCACATTGCAGTGGAAatatttctagaaaaaaaaagaatgagtAGTGAATAGCATGTAACTGCCGACAACATGTAAGGGGCAGAACTGGGCATGGGCCTACACTTAAACTCCCCTTTGTTGTGTGCTATTTACTGGTTGCAAGAGGGAATACCTATAGGCACAACCCAGTAAGAGCCCTATAGCAAGGCAGGTGCTAATTCCAGGTATTCCTTGGGTCTCAGCGCACTGTGCCTTACACCTGATACTCTAAAGCTAAGCTAACTAATACACTAAAAGTCCTTTGGAGAAATGTTTATCCCTTTGGTCTGTTCTTAAGGAACAAAACCAAGAATCCAACTGTAAATTAGTCACATTATCATTTATTCCTTCACAGTATTATCCCGACCTGCACTTCCAGGGAAGTGATAGAAGCTACATGTGCTTGTCTCCTAGCACAAGCTGAAGATGCAGAAAAAGAAGGAAGATCAAATTCTCTGGCTGAACAAAGCATAATAGAAGAATTTGGCAAATGCTTAACCCAGATTGTCCACCCTAAGGTCTAAAGGGACATTCTTCAATGTCAACGGCAGTATTTACAGATATAACCGAATATGGATTATTTatggatttatttatatttcatgcaGTCTAAAAAACATGTTGATGTTGAAAACTCAAACTTGtacttacatttatttgtaaaattgTAACTTCCATGTATTCGAATTCAGTGTTAAAATGGATTTTTAGTTACCACCCTGACACAAGCAAAAAGAGGCCGACACCCATTTACAAACAGAGCAGTCAGTGAGCTATGGGTGCAGGATATCCTCTGATCTGCCTATGCCAAGGCCCCTTTTCCTTACTTCCTGTTGAGCCATGTATGCCTGAAACTATGCATGCAAGCTGAAAGCAAACTGACCATTATGGGCAAATAATACCCTGTAATGACTGACTATTCAAGGCCAGAAATTAGTTACAGGGCTCACTTCTCCTTCTCTGGGGATCCTTAGTAACTTGGCCACAAAGGGAATTTTCAGATATTGAGACACATATCTATGGCCTTACATTGTAGGTTTTAAAATACTGTAGaataaaaaatgcacaaaaggTTCAGctgaaaaaaactttcttttgAAAATGATTTACCCAACAATCCTCCTGCTCAGTATTCCTCTAAACCCACTGTAACTAACCAAGCCTATTTTGTGCCATATCTGGCAGTCAGTGAATGGcgatgttttatatatatatatatatatatatatatatatatatatatatatatatatatatatatatatatatatatatatatatatatatatcaatccaaatggtgtccgcactccaaggctcaatattctgcggggtgcttagccaaaattatgtatgcatagaaaataatcatctgtggccagcacacccttcaatgtttcatcaaaaaattttttattgcagatatattgttaaaaccaacgtttcggtccttgttaggacctttctcaagcatccttgagaaaggtcctaacaaggaccgaaacgttggttttaacaatatatctgcaataaaaaattttttgatgaaacattgaagggtgtgctggccacagatgattattttctatatgtatatatatatatatatatatatatatatatataaagcaagaaaaaagagctgcactcaccaggacttggcaaaaatatagtaagtttatttaagcaaagagatccaacgtttcgagcactaactgtgctcttcctcagagcacagttagtgctcgaaacattggatctctttgcttaaataaacttactatatttttgccaagtcctggtgagtgcagctcttttttcttgctttatattttttagccagcaccctgggcatttgaatttcaatagggtgtgctccgtttgttcttgctatatatatatatatatatatacctgctgCCCTTATATTCAGTAAACCAAATCAATGTCATATTTTGGGCATTATGATAATTAAGCAGCAAATACCTTTGTGCTATAATATCTAAAGTTGTATTTCATAATTGGAGGCTTTATATTGTTCTAGGCCCTCTTTAACTATACCCTGTAAAAggcttttgtgcattttttttttcataaatactCTTTTATTTTGGTTTGAATATTTTTTGAAGTAGCAATAGTATGATGGTAGGGATGCACTGATCCAGCATTCTTGGCCAAATACTAAAACCTTTGCAAAATTTCTGCCAAAATTCATCAAAATTCTTATTTAAGCAGAATGAgattaaacatattttttcttaataaaatataatattgtttTGTTCACTTGACCAGCGCAGTAATGGCCATATCCAAGCATTTCGAGTGCAACCCTTATTTATGGTTCTTTcatcatatttacatatttatgcaTTTACTTTGCACTTGTCTAAAATGCAAGGTTCTTTGCCAATAAAATGTTACTGATATTAAATATGAATTCATTTTGTGCTTTTGACCAATAAACTGGGATCATATCctgcaaattatattttatagtatattTCACTTTGTAATAAAATTGTACTGTCATCAAACCatattacaggtgtgggatccattatccggaaacccattatccaggaagctctgaattacaggaaggccacctcccatagactccattttaatcaaataattaaaatttttaaaaatgattttcttttactctgtaataataaaaccttgtacttgatcccagctgaaatataattaattctaataataattctataaaaacaatcctattgggtttatttaatgtttaaatgttgttaGAAGACTTACAGTAAAGTAtgaagaaagaccccttatccagaaaacgagaggtcccaagcattctggataacagatcccatacctgcacacatATATACTATTGTTTGAGTGTTTTGTAATCacctttcctttttatctgtttaTTTGAATAACTTGTTGTATTCCTCTTTTAGAGGTGTATGACCGTTTCCAGCTATTAAATAGGGATTGCTCcatgaggctataattttattgttaatgttatttttttattactttctgtttAGGCCTCTCCTATACATATTCCAATGTCTTACTTACACCACTGTTTAGTGGCtcgggtaatttgaaccctagcaaccagatagctgctataatgccaaactggagatctactgaacaaaaagctaaatagttaaaTTAGTAATAGTAAAAACCACACATAATGAAAATGAAGACAACTGCAAATTGTCCtagaatctctctctctctctctctctctctctctctctctctctctctctctctctctctctctctctctgcattatactaaaTGCTAAAGTGAACAATCTCTTTAAGAGCCATTATTttaagagattctgtcatgaatattttttatttctaaattacactgttaacatagcaaataattcactcacaACAAAGAAATGAGTTTGGAATGTCTTAGATCACCCTCATTTAGGGCCATGGCACACACATGTTGCTGACTTggatcttttaaaggagaaggaaaggtaaaaacttggAAGTtgtgaagaccaagctaaaatggcagcttaaacaaacagggaaagcttctagggctctttactcaggtatgttaatggtttctgcagaataaatatagtattctaggtggcactaatgtgacgaatctgttggcagtaaaaagccaaaatgattttccttctcctttgaagttGTTTGATTATTGATAGAGGCACACCCAACGATTTTGAGCATTTTGTAGCTATGTAGGAAGGGAACAAAACAAGTTTTTGTCAAAACTGCATTCCCCGGTGCCTTAACTCAGTGGATGGGGTGGTCCAATCTGCAAGCTATTTGGGGTAAAATATGATTGTGAatgcttattttctttttttaataattctgAAGCTATACAAGAATGGTAACAATACAGTGTTTTAattgaaaactatacccccagtgtaggtctctataaaattatattgcataaacaagctcatttgttaaaccctgcttcatctaaataaaccattttcataaaaatatactttttagtagtatgtgctattgggtaatcctaaatagaacattgccattttaagaattaagggccgcctcctgggatcataggattcacagtgcacacaaacaagccaaagcacacatacatgctaggccccatcagccaattaatggacagagttctgccttttgctcccacactacttcctgttacagttagagctgcattatttctggtcacgtGATCtctgagcacacagcccatcactaaatggtggatcaagggaaaggatgtaaaaggccaatatttactgaaatatatattccagtttgataatgGTAATAGGTCACAACATAATAACAAATAtacactatctgttggttaagtattgattctggggatatagttctcctttaatgtatttttaactGTGTTTTGAGGAAACTTAAAATTAAAACAGTTAATCTGAGCTGATTTGTAACAtcacttgcaactttttttttccttgtaaatATGATGGTGGGACTGTTTTCCCCTGGGTACTTGGGTAAATATAGTCAGTTTCTATGACAAAATGATAAGGTCACTTGCTTTAAGCATAATCCAGGCTctaagggtcggactgggctggagGGACACCAGGATAAAACCCTTCTGACCCAGACCTAACCTCCAGGGGGGGCATTAGTAGTCAAGCGGCAGGGGCCACTGATTAAGCCACTGATATGATTTGTGATAGAATTTCAACATTTGGGGGTGGTGAAAATATCACTAAATTGAGACTAAATTTAGTGCATTCCCTATTTTGCCATGGCACACAGGACATTACACATAGAGACAACTCCCTCCCCAATCATAAGAATCACGGTCACAGCATATTCTAACTTTTGCATAATATCTATATATGATTGTATATAAGTACTTTTATTTATCAAAAAGGCATAGCACCAAAATACTTCTAACTTTTGGAGCTGCACACATTTATACTGCTTACTAATTTAGCCCAACCAGCTTAACAACAGAATAAGCATAGGTCATTTAAACAAAAGTTTTgcagaaatgctatattttatagtCATACAATAAAGTCTGGCATTATCTTTTCAAGGAAATAATATGGCTCCTAACTTCTGAAATGTAGACACTGATGGGTTTGTTTTTATATCATCTAATCCAGATACTGATAATCCATAATTTGTGACAGCTGTCTCCTTCTGAAGTTCAATATTTTCACAGGTAAAGAGGTTTCATAtcctttaaataaaaagacaCGTGTTATAAAAGTAagacaaataatacaaatatttactATGTTATTAGTAAAAAGGCAgattatacagtataatgaaaTGTGATGGAAACCACCAAAAGGATTCACGGATAATATAGCTTGTTAAGCTAATAGAGTTTTTTAGTTGAATGTTTGATCATCTgaactttttttctataattgttGAGCTTGCCCTGGCCACCTCCTGCTTGGCAAAGGCATTGAACACAAAAATGATAGCCAGGACAATGCAATGGAATCCAATCTCATTATATCTCCAGCTTGCCCTGATGGCAAGTTCATTGTCAATTGTCAGGGTTTGGCAAACTCACAGGTGAAGCAAATCTGGTGTCATTTGCTCAAACTTGATAAGGAAGCCTATGGCCGGAATTCGAGAGAGACaaaccccatatataataaaaggcactaagtttgcccaggagcagtaactcaaagcaaccaataagatgttggctatTTTgcacctgacacactgagaacatcacatatgcttacatcatcacatccaggctttgcccttacttgcataaattgaaaggtcattggttaatttcttccTTGCactggcataggcaaacagactctgcatatcacaaatctagcatactgttatgttagattttcagcactctgtcacaggcacagtaAGCTATTTCAGAGTGataggagacacagccaatagaaGTTAAGACTGCTGCCAGTACTATTGTAGTATACAACTGTAGTGttaaaggggtcactgacctcccCTCCCAGCACAGGGTTTGTGCAGAAGTGatggatcagcagagggatgattcttcagctgcacatttttaattAACTATGTATATagaaagattgttctattaatgtgaactgttatatttgtgaatgttgtacaaaggtgaacaacccttttaaataaGCAGGAGATTCAAGCATATATGATTAAACCTTCTTTACAATAATGGCTAAACACTCATATTCTTCCTCAGAGGATCACAGTTGGATTGTTCTGTAGGTTGGGACTATTTGTATTTGTGGTTATTGTAGGGCTTGGCACTCTAGAAGTCTGATAATGAATCACTCATGAATATAGTTAAGTTCAAACTTCTGAACCTACTTTTGAGAAATGTAgtcatgaaatccaaattctggTGTTCAAAACCTTCTTCATATTCTGAGGCAACCCGTCTGCCATCTGTAATGATAATATCATGATGTTAAACAGGCAGTtcaacttttaagttaacttttaatgtcTAATTCTAATCAATTATTCAACtggggtttttttcattttatataatttttgatttgtttgctgccaccttctgactctttcaagctatcaaatgggggtcatggACCCCaacaaatgctctgtaaggctacatctacatcatactaaacattaatttaaagctAAACATTCCCTTTAAGGACTGAAACTGTTAAAGACAATAAGCACTTTGATGGCATGAAAGATGTGACTTTATCCTTACACAGTATTGAAAAAGTAATTATACTATATAGTAGTAGTACAACATGTAACCCGTAAGAAGAGGGAAACATCAAATGGAGATAGGCACTGAATACTTCCTCTGCTTGAGTTTAGGATTTGTATCAGAGACCCTATAAATTGCAACTCCAGTTTTCTGCTGGCCAGTATCCTTTCCATTGGCAAATGTCATTTTTGTGCCAAGCAATAGCATTTTAGAGCACACAACTGTGCCCTtgcagggggccaggcttaggtaactatttcaaacaatattattacattaaaaatcacgaaaaggctgcatatattttgAATTCAtgcatattgtaaagttgcttgaaactatgtttacttttcaaaaagcttaagttgtgtttgggtggagttcccttatAACTGGAATGTAATGGACCAGAACTCTTTGCTCTAATATAGACCTTCAAATGtttccagtgttgataaatggagtTAATCTGGCACTGTtcttttattagtttttacaatgTATGTAAATCACAGTAATTACACTGCTTACTTATCAATATCTCcatagagaaaagaaaaacaccataacttaacataactggtaaccaaaaaaaaaccccagacacattaaacataactataaattatcaagaccagaaatgttcttccatattttttgagcTTCCTGTATGAATCTTCTTTCCGAAATATTTCTTGCAATTGCCATTTCATGTTCTATATTACTGCTAACTTCTCTCataagctgggaaatgtttgggacCTCCTGTTTTTTCCAATTTCTGGCAATTAAAAGTCTGACTGTATTAGATAACGGAAAAATTACTATTTCCAGAGCTTTGTTAGgaattttgtcataaatgtttaataacaccagttctggagataaaacaaaatcttgtGAAATATAATTCGATATCAGAGAAAATGCTGAAGTCCAGAAGGATTGGATGATAGAACAGCTGGCACTGTTCTTAACAAGAAGCAGAAATGCTTGCCCTTCTGAAATTGCTGATCCTCATTTTGCGATGTAGTACATCTTTCTAACAGTGCCCATTGCTTTTACAGCAGGGAGCTCATTCAGAAGTTaacatgatatatttttttattaattcattaaagaaaaaggaatcacCCAATGAGCACATTTACAAACTGCTTGCCTAATTGTAATTTATAGCCTTTATGTGTTCATTTGTGTGCGCGTGCACATATACAGCAATTatagtgatttaaaaaaaatgcatttatttatgtgCCTCCCAAAGATTAACTGCTCATCATAAGGttcagaaaaacaaaatagaaaaatcaCCAGCGTGATCTCCAGTGTGAGTGATACATGGAAATTTAAAACTGCACAGAAAAGCTATtcatagaatataatataaaaagtatatatatatgaacatataCTGAGATTATGTTTTGCTATGTAATTCTGTGTTTACTAGTTAAACTTATTTAACAGTATTTTCTTTCAGAAACTATAGACTGGACTAAAAGTTATACATTACTTTCCACTTAGGGACCAACATAACACTAAGGAAAAAACAGTAGAAAAGAAAACTTACGTCTCCCTTTGAGGTACATCATGGATTGTGGGCCCCAATTTCTTGCCATTAACTTATTCTAAATATATGGAAACATATATGTTACTGCACTGTTTATGTAGCACTGAGGTCTAACCCAAaagcagacaaaaaaaatatggcaGTGATACCTTAGGAGCACACCAGGATTCTGAGACAAGAAACAGTAGAACAGCGCAGGTAAAGAACTGCAGCGTTTCCTTTCTCTAAAAGATAAAAGGGCAGTTGTGAAGCATGGCACAGCTCCTGTGTGAGGTGTCTGTTCCCTTAACGAAATGCCCAACAGTTTAGAAAAGTGGAATTGCTTACCATTATAGATGGTTCTGTAAGCGGAGGATGCCTGGCAGCTCTCTTCTCATCAGAAAACCACAGCTTCACTTTGCCAATATGCTCCTAATGAACTTAAGTCATGCAAAGCCTTGATGTTCAGCTTCTTCTAGTAATCTAGTTTTCCCTCATCTATTTGTTAAATAACAACAATGTGCATATTGTGGTGGgggaattaaatatatttatcctCCTGTGATGATCAAAGCAGCAACTGTGTCAGACCCTTTTATCCAAGGCAACATAATGACAGTGATGTCCCTGTAAAATCTTGATGCGACCTGTACCCAAAAAGGCACGTATTcgttaaaaaaaagcaaaggcaATAAACCACTGAATGTCATGAAAAATACATGCAAAATACACAATTCCTTTTCAGCTGTGACCCAAGTGTGTAGCAGGaagcaataataaatatttatttgattactTGGACTTATGCTTTCAAGCTTTTGTTTGTATGTTTATAATTTTACTTCTTCAGCTTGTGTAGAGCCTTCTGTACCCTTACAAAGTAATACATTATGTGAAATGACtcttcagcagaaaaaaaattcttctttttttgtaaatataaccTAGAAGTTTGCATATTGTATATATCTCTCTGACAGTGCAAAATATTTGCTTCATTTCTACCAACAGTGCAGCTTATATCCCACAGTTCCCTGGTAATACATCCTATACCCTACAGTGCTCCCAACAGTATATCACAAAATACAGTGTCCCCAAATTTGCATTGTATATCCCACTCCAGGCCCAAAAATAACTGCATA
Encoded proteins:
- the tesmin gene encoding protein lin-54 homolog isoform X3, with translation MNAVYYFVSAISGGIPMQRHSVFSSDQMDGASLCAAGKDTIFLAETNLEEATKHVFSGNPVASWGSKTKKPCNCTRSQCLKLYCDCFANGDLCNNCNCSNCYNNAEHELERFKAVKACLYRNPDAFQPKIEKGKIGDVKPRHNKGCNCKRSGCFKNYCECYEYYPDLHFQGSDRSYMCLSPSTS
- the tesmin gene encoding protein lin-54 homolog isoform X1 gives rise to the protein MNAVYYFVSAISGGIPMQRHSVFSSDQMDGASLCAAGKDTIFLAETNLEEATKHVFSGNPVASWGSKTKKPCNCTRSQCLKLYCDCFANGDLCNNCNCSNCYNNAEHELERFKAVKACLYRNPDAFQPKIEKGKIGDVKPRHNKGCNCKRSGCFKNYCECYEAKIACSSVCKCVGCKNVKSLDSGSIIPTCTSREVIEATCACLLAQAEDAEKEGRSNSLAEQSIIEEFGKCLTQIVHPKV
- the tesmin gene encoding protein lin-54 homolog isoform X2, translated to MQRHSVFSSDQMDGASLCAAGKDTIFLAETNLEEATKHVFSGNPVASWGSKTKKPCNCTRSQCLKLYCDCFANGDLCNNCNCSNCYNNAEHELERFKAVKACLYRNPDAFQPKIEKGKIGDVKPRHNKGCNCKRSGCFKNYCECYEAKIACSSVCKCVGCKNVKSLDSGSIIPTCTSREVIEATCACLLAQAEDAEKEGRSNSLAEQSIIEEFGKCLTQIVHPKV